The Candidatus Rokuibacteriota bacterium genome has a window encoding:
- a CDS encoding branched-chain amino acid ABC transporter permease, with translation MGGVIAVWAVELVLFALIVAALLAERPVPLAATIAAIAIVAIVARTSARVGQWVTTAFLTHRVAALAGGAVLALALPFFLRASPYWTFVATMALLYVTIGQGLNLQIGTAGVLNLAGAAFAGLGGYTVGLLTVRLGLPPWLALLVGPLVAVIVGALLFIPILKVRGHYLALVTIAFGFIFNILMNNLEFTGGPQGIKNIPTLRPFGYAFTTPPHLFGMTLPYHANFYYAALAMAALVTWLTWRLYNSWLGLTLNTLRDDEIAAKCSGVSVARYKLLAFSIGNFSVGLGGAFYAVMVGFVSPPDFDFGYSLIMLSVIILGGLDSIPGIIVGACLLIPLPERFRFLHEYRLLLYGIAIVLMLLFRPRGLWPATVRRYGLRDPAGSFAAAGGQR, from the coding sequence GTGGGCGGTGTGATTGCGGTCTGGGCGGTTGAGCTCGTTCTGTTCGCGCTGATCGTGGCGGCGCTGCTGGCCGAGCGGCCGGTCCCGCTGGCGGCGACGATCGCCGCGATAGCTATCGTCGCGATCGTGGCCCGCACGTCCGCGCGCGTCGGGCAGTGGGTGACGACCGCGTTCCTGACCCACCGCGTCGCGGCTCTGGCCGGCGGGGCGGTCCTGGCCCTCGCGCTGCCGTTCTTCCTCCGGGCGAGCCCCTACTGGACCTTCGTCGCCACGATGGCGCTCCTCTACGTCACGATCGGCCAGGGCCTCAACCTCCAGATCGGCACGGCGGGCGTCCTTAATCTGGCGGGCGCGGCTTTCGCCGGCCTCGGTGGCTACACGGTGGGGCTTTTGACAGTCCGGCTCGGCCTCCCCCCGTGGCTGGCGCTCCTGGTCGGCCCGCTGGTCGCCGTCATCGTCGGCGCCCTCCTCTTCATCCCGATCCTCAAGGTCCGCGGACACTACCTGGCGCTCGTCACGATTGCCTTCGGCTTCATCTTCAACATCCTGATGAACAACCTGGAGTTCACCGGCGGCCCCCAGGGCATCAAGAACATCCCGACGCTCCGGCCGTTCGGTTACGCGTTCACCACGCCGCCTCACCTGTTCGGAATGACGCTCCCCTACCACGCCAACTTCTATTACGCGGCGCTCGCGATGGCGGCGTTGGTGACGTGGCTCACGTGGCGGCTCTACAACTCCTGGCTCGGGCTCACCCTGAACACGCTCCGCGATGACGAGATCGCAGCCAAGTGCAGCGGCGTCTCCGTGGCCCGCTACAAGCTGCTCGCCTTCTCCATCGGGAACTTCTCGGTCGGTCTCGGCGGCGCCTTCTACGCCGTCATGGTGGGCTTCGTCTCCCCACCTGACTTCGACTTCGGCTACTCGCTGATCATGCTGTCGGTCATCATCCTGGGGGGGCTGGATTCGATCCCGGGGATCATCGTGGGCGCGTGCCTCCTGATCCCGCTGCCCGAGCGCTTCAGGTTCCTCCACGAGTACCGGCTGCTCCTCTACGGGATCGCGATCGTGCTCATGCTCCTGTTCAGGCCGCGGGGCCTCTGGCCGGCCACCGTCCGGCGGTACGGCCTGCGCGACCCGGCGGGGAGCTTCGCAGCGGCGGGGGGTCAGCGGTGA
- a CDS encoding ABC transporter ATP-binding protein produces the protein MSLFAARGLTVRFGGLTAVDRVDVRVDEGETLGLIGPNGSGKTTFFNAVTGLVPATGDVHFRGDALGGLEPHAICQRGIARTFQASRLCLGLSVFDNVLIGMHTQARSSLLDALFRRRRLMSEVREALRRAAHLLSLFNADLVARGFDPVGTLPQIDRRRVEICRALAARPRLLLLDEPSAGMNPQETVELMKDLQIVREEMPGLSIIIIEHDMFVIEGVSERVVAFNYGRKIAEGSFAQVARNEEVREAYLGRSGETAQPPHLHPLPHGAGGQGEGEAGEPTRA, from the coding sequence GTGAGCCTCTTCGCCGCGCGCGGGCTCACGGTTCGCTTCGGCGGGCTCACAGCCGTGGACCGCGTGGACGTGCGCGTGGACGAGGGCGAGACCCTGGGACTCATCGGGCCGAATGGCTCGGGGAAGACCACGTTCTTCAACGCGGTCACAGGGCTGGTCCCTGCGACCGGCGACGTCCACTTCCGCGGGGATGCCCTCGGCGGGCTCGAGCCCCACGCCATCTGCCAGCGGGGGATCGCGCGCACGTTCCAGGCGAGCCGGCTCTGCCTCGGGCTGAGCGTCTTCGACAACGTCCTGATCGGGATGCATACGCAGGCTCGGAGCAGCCTTCTGGACGCACTGTTTCGCCGCAGGCGGCTCATGTCCGAGGTGCGCGAGGCGCTCAGGCGGGCCGCCCATCTCCTGAGCCTCTTCAACGCCGACCTGGTCGCGCGGGGCTTCGACCCGGTCGGGACGCTGCCTCAGATCGACCGCCGCCGCGTCGAGATCTGCCGGGCGCTAGCGGCGCGGCCGCGGCTCCTCCTCCTCGACGAGCCCTCGGCCGGCATGAACCCGCAGGAGACCGTGGAGCTGATGAAGGATCTCCAGATCGTGCGCGAGGAGATGCCGGGGCTCAGCATCATCATCATCGAGCACGACATGTTCGTCATCGAGGGCGTGAGCGAGCGCGTCGTCGCGTTCAACTACGGCCGGAAGATCGCCGAGGGAAGCTTCGCCCAGGTCGCCCGGAACGAGGAGGTGCGCGAGGCCTACCTCGGGCGGAGCGGGGAGACGGCCCAACCCCCTCACCTTCATCCTCTCCCCCACGGGGCGGGAGGGCAGGGCGAGGGGGAGGCCGGGGAGCCGACCCGTGCTTGA
- a CDS encoding hydantoinase B/oxoprolinase family protein has product MAAFDPVTLEVLWNRLISIVDETGATLQRTSFSTIVRESNDFACVILDPLGRSLAQSVWSVPSFTGTLPITLRHMLAEHPAVSLEPGDSLITNDPWMGTGHLPDLTIVTPIFRDRRLVAFVGSIAHSPDMGGSGLSGESREVYEEGLQIPILKLCQRGELNPTLVRLLRANVRVPDQVLGDLHAQLAANATGGRRLLGLMDERGLDDLIPLAEELHGRSEAAMRAAIAQIPDGEYRHVVMTDGFDAPIEIHCSVGVRGSDIHIDYAGTSRQIERGINCVMNYTYAYSLFAVKCLTNPLIPNNEGGFRPVRVTAPEGCILNPTYPAAVGSRAQMGHFLPSAIFGALAPVIPQRVAADSGSPLWGPVFSGTFGGRKFSDIYFFNGGQGARPGSDGIHCLSFPSNISNTPLEVFENNVPVRFEEKSLLPDSGGAGRFRGGCGQRVVLTFLADTLTAVAMRMDRISFPPQGFHGGGAGATGLIVLNETTALHPKRKYFMKHGDCVRFHTPGGGGLFPPETRDPQRVLEDVRNGIVSLDAAEQVYRVAIRKDGSEVDRERTRQLRKRARG; this is encoded by the coding sequence ATGGCCGCGTTCGATCCCGTGACGCTCGAGGTCCTGTGGAACCGCCTGATCTCGATCGTCGACGAGACCGGGGCGACGCTCCAGCGCACGTCGTTCTCGACCATCGTGCGGGAGTCCAACGACTTCGCCTGCGTCATCCTGGATCCGCTCGGGCGCTCGCTCGCTCAGTCGGTCTGGAGCGTCCCCTCCTTCACCGGCACGCTGCCGATCACGCTCCGCCACATGCTCGCGGAGCATCCCGCCGTCAGTCTCGAACCCGGCGACAGCCTGATCACGAACGATCCCTGGATGGGCACGGGGCATCTGCCCGACCTGACGATCGTCACCCCGATCTTCCGTGACCGCAGGCTCGTGGCCTTCGTCGGCAGCATCGCGCACTCGCCCGACATGGGCGGATCCGGGCTCTCGGGAGAGTCGCGCGAGGTCTACGAGGAGGGCCTCCAGATCCCGATCCTGAAGCTCTGCCAGCGCGGCGAGCTGAACCCGACGCTGGTGCGCCTGCTCCGGGCGAACGTGCGCGTGCCCGATCAGGTGCTCGGCGACCTCCACGCCCAGCTCGCCGCAAACGCCACCGGCGGCAGACGGCTGCTGGGCCTGATGGACGAGCGCGGCCTCGACGACTTGATCCCGCTCGCCGAGGAGCTGCACGGCCGGTCGGAGGCGGCCATGCGGGCGGCGATCGCCCAGATCCCGGACGGGGAGTACCGCCACGTCGTGATGACCGACGGCTTCGACGCGCCCATCGAGATCCACTGCAGCGTCGGCGTCCGGGGGAGCGACATCCACATCGACTACGCGGGGACGTCGCGCCAGATCGAGCGCGGCATCAACTGCGTCATGAACTACACGTACGCCTACTCGCTGTTCGCGGTGAAATGCCTGACCAACCCGCTCATTCCCAACAACGAGGGCGGCTTCAGGCCGGTGAGGGTCACGGCGCCCGAAGGCTGCATCCTGAACCCGACCTATCCCGCCGCCGTGGGCTCGCGCGCGCAGATGGGGCATTTCCTCCCGTCGGCCATCTTCGGCGCGCTGGCCCCCGTCATCCCCCAGCGCGTGGCCGCCGACAGCGGGTCCCCCCTCTGGGGGCCCGTCTTCTCGGGAACCTTCGGGGGCCGCAAGTTCTCCGACATCTACTTCTTCAACGGCGGCCAGGGAGCCCGGCCCGGCTCCGACGGCATCCACTGCCTGAGCTTCCCGAGCAACATCTCCAACACCCCGCTGGAGGTCTTCGAGAACAACGTCCCCGTCCGCTTCGAGGAGAAATCGCTCCTCCCGGACTCGGGGGGCGCCGGCCGGTTCCGCGGCGGGTGCGGCCAGCGCGTGGTCCTCACGTTCCTCGCCGACACGCTCACGGCCGTCGCCATGCGGATGGATCGCATCAGCTTCCCGCCCCAGGGCTTCCACGGCGGCGGGGCGGGCGCCACCGGGCTCATCGTGCTGAACGAGACAACGGCCCTCCACCCCAAGCGCAAGTATTTCATGAAGCACGGCGACTGCGTCCGCTTCCACACGCCGGGAGGGGGTGGGCTCTTCCCGCCGGAGACACGCGACCCACAGCGCGTTCTGGAGGACGTGAGGAACGGGATCGTGAGCCTGGACGCCGCCGAGCAGGTCTACCGCGTCGCCATCAGGAAAGACGGGTCGGAGGTCGACCGGGAGCGAACGCGCCAGCTCAGGAAGCGCGCGCGAGGCTGA
- a CDS encoding ABC transporter ATP-binding protein codes for MLEVRGVSTRYGQISMLRNVSVMLREGEIACLLGPNGAGKTTLIRTILGIVRPVEGSVVFQGGRIDGLKTSAIVRRGIGVVPEGRRIFPKMTVEENLRMGAFFDWGASDVADRMREIFEQFPRLRERHRQAAGTLSGGEQAMLAIGRALMGRPKLLLLDEPSLGLSPLLVEQIFEMIHAINRQGTTVFLVEQNARKTLALAHHGYLIQKGEIVGSGSAAELRESEVVRHAYLTA; via the coding sequence GTGCTTGAGGTGCGGGGAGTCTCAACCCGTTACGGCCAGATCTCCATGCTGAGGAACGTCTCGGTCATGCTCCGCGAAGGCGAGATTGCCTGCCTCCTGGGACCGAACGGCGCGGGGAAGACCACGCTGATCCGGACGATCCTCGGGATCGTCCGCCCGGTCGAGGGGTCGGTCGTGTTTCAGGGCGGGCGGATCGATGGTCTGAAGACCAGCGCGATCGTCCGGCGGGGGATCGGGGTCGTTCCCGAAGGACGGCGCATCTTCCCCAAGATGACGGTCGAGGAGAACCTCCGGATGGGGGCCTTCTTCGACTGGGGCGCGAGTGACGTCGCGGACCGGATGCGCGAGATCTTCGAGCAGTTCCCGCGCCTCCGGGAGCGGCACCGCCAGGCCGCGGGCACGCTGAGCGGCGGCGAGCAGGCGATGCTCGCGATCGGGCGCGCGCTGATGGGACGGCCGAAGCTGCTCCTCCTCGACGAGCCCTCGCTCGGCCTCTCCCCGCTCCTGGTCGAGCAGATCTTCGAGATGATCCACGCGATCAACCGCCAGGGGACGACGGTGTTCCTCGTCGAGCAGAACGCCCGCAAGACCCTGGCGCTGGCGCATCACGGCTATCTGATCCAGAAAGGGGAGATCGTCGGCTCCGGCAGTGCCGCAGAACTCCGGGAATCCGAGGTGGTTCGCCACGCCTACCTGACGGCGTAG
- a CDS encoding polysaccharide deacetylase family protein — protein sequence MRHPRERYDYSATVDRKPLKLPKGARVAVWTIVNVEEWDIEKPMPRTVLSPPQGTGGIPDVPNWAWHEYGMRAGFWRLKAALDKHKVKATMAINASVCLTYPRIAEAALQAGWEFMGHGFVQGSMHLLTNEREAIRKSVETIKKFTGKPPRGWLGPGLTETWQTLDILAEEGIEYVSDWVNDDQPYEIKTTARPLVMVPYSLEINDIPMMLIQHHEAHELFDRARDQFDRLYEEARHSARIMAIAVHPYISGVPHRIKYFEKIYAYMKKRPGVLFWRGEDILDWYRRTRERR from the coding sequence ATGAGACACCCGAGAGAGCGCTACGACTACTCCGCGACGGTTGACCGGAAGCCGCTGAAGCTGCCCAAGGGCGCGCGCGTGGCGGTCTGGACCATCGTCAACGTCGAGGAGTGGGACATCGAGAAGCCCATGCCCCGGACCGTTCTGTCCCCGCCGCAGGGAACGGGCGGGATTCCGGACGTCCCGAACTGGGCCTGGCACGAGTACGGGATGCGCGCGGGCTTCTGGCGGCTCAAGGCCGCCCTCGACAAGCACAAGGTCAAGGCCACGATGGCCATCAACGCCTCGGTCTGCCTGACGTACCCTCGGATCGCCGAAGCGGCGCTCCAGGCCGGCTGGGAGTTCATGGGCCATGGCTTCGTCCAGGGCTCGATGCACCTCCTCACCAACGAGCGCGAGGCCATCCGCAAGTCCGTGGAGACCATCAAGAAGTTCACCGGCAAGCCGCCCCGCGGCTGGCTGGGGCCGGGACTCACGGAGACCTGGCAGACGCTCGACATCCTGGCCGAGGAGGGGATCGAGTACGTCTCGGACTGGGTGAACGACGACCAGCCCTACGAGATCAAGACGACGGCCCGGCCCCTGGTCATGGTTCCCTACAGTCTCGAGATCAACGACATCCCGATGATGCTGATCCAACACCACGAAGCGCACGAGCTGTTCGATCGAGCCCGCGATCAGTTCGACAGGCTCTACGAGGAGGCGCGCCACAGCGCGCGGATCATGGCCATCGCCGTGCACCCCTACATCAGCGGCGTCCCGCACCGGATCAAGTACTTCGAGAAGATCTACGCGTACATGAAGAAGAGGCCGGGCGTGCTCTTCTGGAGGGGCGAGGACATCCTGGACTGGTACCGCCGCACCAGGGAACGCCGCTGA
- a CDS encoding MBL fold metallo-hydrolase, giving the protein MARHTVPRDWKTGMIEVGPKIFAYVQATGETGISNSGLIVGQAAAIAVDALMVPSMTRRLLAAIKRTTRKPIGPLINTHHHLDHTGGNRLFRVAAIIATEKCREALAPGFPPLPLLQLFMPRFAREFPLLRVALPTVTFPDRMVLHDGEREIQLWHPGATAHTPGDAAVFLPKERVLFAGDLAFHYVTPLAFQGHVGNWIRAADRLLTYAADVIVPGHGPIGTKKDLKAMRDYLAFVRREARRCFDAGMPAEATAHEVKLGVYAAWREAERILPNVLRCYQEFRNETHLPLDLAQMIDGMERLRGARADHMCL; this is encoded by the coding sequence ATGGCACGCCACACCGTGCCCCGGGACTGGAAGACCGGCATGATCGAGGTCGGGCCGAAGATCTTCGCCTACGTCCAGGCCACGGGCGAGACCGGCATCTCGAACTCGGGGCTGATCGTCGGGCAGGCCGCCGCCATCGCGGTGGACGCGCTGATGGTGCCGTCGATGACGCGCCGGCTCCTCGCGGCCATCAAGCGGACGACGCGCAAGCCCATCGGCCCGCTCATCAACACCCATCATCACCTCGATCATACCGGCGGCAACCGGCTCTTCCGGGTGGCGGCCATCATCGCCACAGAGAAGTGCCGCGAGGCCCTCGCGCCGGGCTTTCCGCCCCTGCCCCTGCTCCAGCTCTTCATGCCCCGCTTCGCGCGGGAGTTCCCGCTGCTCAGGGTGGCGCTCCCGACGGTGACGTTCCCCGACCGCATGGTGCTCCACGACGGCGAGCGCGAGATCCAGCTCTGGCACCCCGGCGCCACCGCCCACACGCCCGGCGACGCGGCCGTGTTCCTGCCGAAGGAGCGGGTCCTGTTCGCGGGGGACCTGGCCTTCCACTACGTGACGCCCCTCGCCTTCCAGGGCCACGTCGGCAACTGGATCAGGGCCGCCGACCGCCTGCTGACCTACGCGGCTGACGTGATCGTCCCCGGCCACGGGCCGATCGGGACAAAGAAGGATCTGAAGGCGATGCGCGACTACCTGGCGTTCGTCCGGCGCGAGGCCCGGCGCTGCTTCGACGCCGGCATGCCGGCCGAGGCCACGGCCCATGAGGTCAAGCTGGGCGTGTACGCGGCGTGGCGCGAGGCCGAGCGGATCCTGCCGAACGTCCTGCGCTGCTACCAGGAGTTTCGGAACGAGACCCACCTGCCGCTCGACCTGGCGCAGATGATCGACGGAATGGAGCGGCTTCGCGGCGCGCGCGCCGATCACATGTGCCTGTAG
- a CDS encoding type II toxin-antitoxin system prevent-host-death family antitoxin, whose product MKLIEVRELRNKTAEALSTVQKGNRVILTRRGKPFAVIARLREEEAERLILEGRGWLKLSASAFDFWDNEDDEIWNKA is encoded by the coding sequence ATGAAGCTCATTGAAGTGCGGGAGCTGAGGAATAAGACCGCCGAGGCGTTAAGCACTGTGCAGAAAGGCAATAGGGTCATTCTGACCAGAAGAGGCAAACCCTTTGCGGTGATCGCTCGCCTGCGCGAGGAAGAGGCCGAGCGCCTGATCTTAGAGGGCCGGGGATGGCTCAAGCTCTCCGCATCGGCCTTTGACTTCTGGGACAATGAAGACGACGAGATCTGGAACAAGGCTTAA